One segment of Gasterosteus aculeatus chromosome 3, fGasAcu3.hap1.1, whole genome shotgun sequence DNA contains the following:
- the depdc5 gene encoding GATOR1 complex protein DEPDC5 isoform X33 has translation MKNNKSYKLVLHKKGFGGSEDELVVNPKVFPHVSLRDIIEIAHPSDEYSPLLLQVKSLKEDLQKETISVDQTVAQAFKLRAYQDVIVNIVEPKDVTLDLVELTFKDQYIGRGDMWRLKKSLVSTCAYVTQKVEFVGIRAQASELWVKGEKVTCGYISEDSRVVFRSTSAMVYIFIQMSCEMWDFDIYGDLYFEKAVNGFLSDLFAKWKEKNCSHEVTVVLFSRTFYNAKTIDEFPEILRGSIRQDHEGRFYEDFYRVVAQNERRDEWTSLLVTIKKLFIQYPVLVRLKEADGFPVGYNSTAAEGNYLEAINLSFNVFDKHYINRNFDRTGQMSVVITPGVGVFEVDRLLMILTKQRMIDNGIGVDLVCMGEQPLHAVPLFKLHNRTAPGDSRVGDDYNLPHWINHSFYTSKSQNSCSSFTPRIKLAGRKLHAEKSKSSKEHTLCASKESENSLPIQVDYDAYDAQVFRLPGPSRIQRSTNFRMVRDKETGVRKSWGSVDVTAGIGVSPPVRPGCPEEQCSLASDDSLGPVSNMLLIPRMPSVQYEVSSSLGYTSTRELLDKMMDSQRDSSAPGRFTVGSAESTLHIRPGGYTPQRALINPFTPSRMPMKLTSNRRRWMHTFPVGPSGEAIQIHHQTRQNMAELQGSQQRDPAHTSAELLELAYHEATGRRTASRHAGENGLCVGGGAGEFTESPGSNNSGNLNNRGSTSQDLSLGGADPMPSFCCTVGVDWKSLTTPACLPLTTDYFPDRQALQNDYTEGCYDLLPHSDLERREDEAPVMGASQVFEEFICQRLMQGYQIIVQTSHRKAPPTVAPPLGSSPLYSRGLVSLRRAEEEETVYWLSMGRTFHKVCLKDKIITVTRYLPKYPYESAQIQYSYSLCPPHSDAHFVSCWVEFGHERLEEYKWNYLDQYICSAGSEDFSLIESLKFWRTRFLLLPAGGAKRAAVGEGHWDVYGEGAGAGMCGSGDWVLLDGFIRFLEGLNRIRRRHRSDRIIRQKGTPMKALQVTSPLPQYPTEPAGPPQGKKGTSALSALLEMEQNQKSLEEQQQPAKPSTAVSEPPSVTAAAPYVDSPRKDAAFILDFIRSPRSSYIPHSQAAEGSEVADKGVQPAVPAGAAQPAGETAAGSSSDASGHSAAGALCLSSTSTLMEILEAIKHPTTGVQLLPEQKGLPLNCFISAEVVQWLVNNVEGVATHGMAVDIMQKMLDEGVVAHASGDAMRTFVYGFYFYRIVGEKDDPTSQLPPTAAGGWSAAALEDFALFQRKWFEVAFVLEERRPCDLPAFLLPWLPSRPASYATATVPEQKTATLDVNNRRDRTEWCSCYYHGNFSLNSAFEIKLHWMAVTAAVLFEMVQGWHRKAASCGFLLVPVLEVPFALTSYLYGDPLRAQLFIPLNVASLLKNAGDNLFEGFEPETYWDRMQLFQEAILYRFGFVHDKFSASAFNFPSENKPQYIHVTGTVFLQLPYSKRKYSSGQQRRRRNSTTSNSQGPYGGEERVGYYWAYNTMLTKVWRTGALGDERLADRLLRDFTDFCANKDNRLLHLWDSCQEKMNASAP, from the exons ATGAAGAACAACAAGTCATACAAGCTTGTGCTGCACAAGAAGGGTTTTGGAGGAAGCG AGGATGAGTTGGTTGTCAACCCAAAAGTTTTCCCTCATGTCAGTCTGAGGGATATCATCGAGATCGCACACCCTTCAGATGAATACAG tcctctgctgctgcaagtGAAGAGCCTCAAAGAGGACCTCCAGAAAG AGACAATCAGTGTGGACCAGACTGTGGCACAAGCCTTCAAGCTGCGTGCCTACCAGGATGTCATTGTCAACATTGTTGAGCCAAAG GATGTGACTCTGGACCTGGTGGAGCTGACATTTAAGGACCAGTACATCGGCAGAGGAGACATGTGGAGACTGAAGAAGAGTCTG GTGAGCACGTGTGCTTATGTGACGCAGAAAGTGGAGTTTGTGGGAATAAG AGCCCAGGCCAGTGAGCTGTGGGTGAAGGGAGAGAAGGTGACCTGTGGGTACATCAGTGAAGACTCCCGG GTGGTGTTTAGATCCACGTCTGCAATGGTGTACATCTTCATCCAGATGAGTTGTGAGATGTGGGACTTTGACATCTATG gtGATCTCTACTTCGAGAAGGCTGTAAATGGTTTCCTGTCGGACCTTTTCGCCAAGTGGAAG GAGAAGAACTGCAGTCATGAGGTGACAGTTGTACTTTTCTCCCGTACATTCTACAACGCCAAAACTATTG ATGAATTCCCTGAGATTCTGAGAGGGTCCATCAGACAGGACCACGAGGGACGTTTTTATGAAGACTTTTACAG AGTGGTGGCTCAGAATGAGAGACGGGACGAGTGGACGTCCCTGCTGGTCACGATCAAGAAGCTCTTCATTCAGTACCCTGTCCTGGTGCGGCTCAAAGAAGCAG ATGGTTTTCCTGTTGGTTACAACTCAACTGCTGCTGAAGGAAACTACTTGGAGGCCATTAACCTTTCCTTCAATG TGTTCGACAAGCACTACATCAACCGTAACTTTGACCGCACCGGCCAGATGTCAGTGGTCATCACACCTGGAGTGGGAGTGTTTGAAGTCGACCGGCTGCTCATGATTCTCACCAAACAGCGTATGATTGACAACG GTATTGGGGTCGACTTGGTGTGCATGGGGGAGCAGCCGTTGCATGCAGTACCCTTATTCAAG CTGCACAACAGGACGGCACCTGGAGACTCCCGTGTAGGAGACGACTATAACCTTCCTCACTGGATCAACCACAG cttcTACACCTCAAAGAGTCAGAACTCTTGCAGCTCCTTCACCCCTCGAATCAAACTGGCTGGCCGCAAG CTTCATGCTGAGAAATCCAAGAGCAGCAAGGAACACA CTCTCTGTGCGTCTAAGGAATCTGAAAACAGCCTGCCCATTCAGGTGGACTACGACGCTTATGACGCTCAGGTGTTCAGACTACCTGGTCCCTCACGGATTCAGAGGAGCACCAACTTCAG GATGGTTCGAGACAAAGAGACGGGTGTGAGGAAGAGCTGGGGCTCGGTGGATGTCACCGCGGGCATCGGCGTGTCCCCTCCCGTTCGCCCCGGGTGTCCGGAGGAGCAGTGCAGCCTGGCCTCTGATGACAGTCTGGGCCCTGTGTCCAACATGCTCCTCATACCCCGCATGCCTTCTGTCCAGTATGAAGTCAGCAGCTCCCTGGGATACACCAGCACCAGAG AGCTGTTGGACAAGATGATGGACTCTCAGCGGGACTCTAGTGCCCCGGGCAGGTTCACAGTGGGAAGCGCCGAGTCCACTTTACACATCCGTCCTGGAGGTTACACCCCTCAGAGAGCACTCATAAACCCCTTCACCCCATCACGAATGCCCATGAAGCTCACCTCCAACCGGCGGCGGTGGATGCACACCTTCCCTGTCG GTCCTTCTGGAGAAGCGATCCAGATCCACCACCAGACCAGACAGAACATGGCGGAGCTGCAGGGCAGCCAGCAGAGGGATCCCGCCCACACCTCGGCGGAGCTGCTGGAACTGGCCTATCACGAGGCCACTGGGAG GCGAACAGCGTCCCGGCACGCAGGGGAGAATGGCCTGTGCGTTGGTGGAGGAGCGGGGGAGTTTACTGAGAGTCCAGGGAGCAACAACAGTG GAAATCTCAACAACCGCGGCTCCACATCTCAGGACCTGTCCCTCGGTGGTGCCGATCCAA TGCCCAGCTTCTGCTGCACAGTGGGGGTGGACTGGAAGTCTCTGACCACGCCGGCCTGCCTGCCTCTCACCACCGACTACTTCCCCGACCGCCAGGCGCTGCAGAACGACTACACCGAAGGCTGCTATGACCTGCTGCCGCACAGCGACCTGGAAAG GCGGGAGGACGAAGCCCCCGTGATGGGTGCGTCGCAGGTGTTTGAGGAGTTCATCTGTCAGCGCTTGATGCAGGGCTACCAGATCATTGTCCAAACCAGCCACAGGAAAGCGCCGCCCACTGTGGCCCCGCCGCTCGGCAGCAGTCCGCTTTACTCCCGAG GTTTGGTGTCCCTGCGTcgcgcggaggaggaggagacggtctACTGGCTCAGTATGGGCCGCACTTTCCATAAAGTTTGCCTCAAAGACAAGATCATCACTGTCACTCGCTACCTGCCCAA GTACCCGTACGAGTCGGCACAGATCCAGTACAGCTACAGCCTCTGCCCGCCGCACTCTGATGCGCACTTTGTGTCCTGCTGGGTGGAGTTTGGCCACGAGAGGCTGGAGGAGTACAAGTGGAACTACCTGGACCAGTACATCTGTTCTGCTGGCTCGGAGGACTTCAG TCTGATCGAGTCGCTGAAGTTCTGGAGGACtcgcttcctcctgctgccggcCGGAGGGGCCAAGCGGGCGGCGGTTGGGGAGGGGCACTGGGATGTTTATGGGGAGGGAGCAGGTGCCGGGATGTGTGGCAGTGGGGACTGGGTCCTCCTCGATGGCTTCATCCGTTTCCTGGAGGGTCTGAACCGCATTCGGAGACGCCATCGCTCCGACCGGATCATCCGA CAGAAGGGCACACCTATGAAAGCACTGCAGGTCACTAGTCCTCTTCCCCAGTACCCCACTGAGCCTGCGGGGCCCCCACAAGGCAAAAAAGGCACCTCGGCTTTATCGGCCCTGCTGGAGATGGAGCAGAACCAGAA GtctctggaggagcagcagcagccggcgaAGCCGTCCACGGCCGTCAGTGAGCCCCCAAGCGTTACCGCAGCGGCGCCATATGTGGACAGCCCCCGCAAG GACGCTGCCTTTATTTTGGATTTTATACGTAGCCCTCGCTCTTCCTACATCCCTCACTCTCAG GCGGCTGAAGGCAGCGAGGTGGCAGATAAAGGAGTCCAGCCAGCAGTCCCAGCGGGAGCAGCGCAGCCTGCAGGAGAGACGGCAGCCGGCAGCTCCTCAGACGCCAG TGGGCACTCAGCCGCAGGAGCCCTGTGtctgtcctccacctccaccctcatGGAGATCCTGGAGGCCATCAAACATCCCAC GACCGGTGTGCAGCTGCTGCCAGAGCAGAAAGGACTTCCACTCAACTGCTTCATTAGCGCAGAGGTCGTTCAATGGCTGGTCAACAATGTGGAGGGCGTGGCCACACATGGGATGGCGGTGGATATCATGCAG aAGATGCTGGATGAAGGTGTGGTGGCCCACGCTTCTGGAGATGCCATGCGCACCTTTGTCTACGGCTTCTACTTCTACAGGATTGTGGGAGAGAAGGATG accCGACCTCCCAGCTCCCCCCCACCGCGGCTGGAGGCTGGTCTGCTGCGGCCCTGGAGGACTTTGCTCTGTTCCAGCGGAAGTGGTTCGAGGTGGCCTTTGTGCTGGAGGAGCGGCGACCCTGCGACCTCCCGGCCTTCCTCCTGCCCTGGCTGCCCAGCCGGCCGGCCTCCTACGCAA CTGCCACGGTGCCGGAGCAGAAGACGGCCACTCTGGACGTTAACAACCGCAGGGACCGGACTGAATGGTGCAGCTGTTACTACCACGGGAACTTCTCGCTCAACTCAGCCTTTGAGATCAAGCTGCACTGGATGGCCGTCACTGCTGCAGTACTCTTTGAGATG GTCCAAGGGTGGCACAGGAAGGCAGCGTCCTGCGGCTTCCTGCTGGTCCCCGTGCTGGAGGTTCCTTTCGCGCTGACGTCGTACCTGTACGGAGATCCGCTGAGAGCGCAGCTCTTCATCCCCCTCAACGTCGCCAGTCTGCTGAAGAATGCCGGGGACAACCTGTTCGAAG GCTTTGAACCGGAGACGTACTGGGACAGGATGCAGCTCTTCCAGGAGGCCATACTCTACAG
- the depdc5 gene encoding GATOR1 complex protein DEPDC5 isoform X17: MKNNKSYKLVLHKKGFGGSEDELVVNPKVFPHVSLRDIIEIAHPSDEYSPLLLQVKSLKEDLQKETISVDQTVAQAFKLRAYQDVIVNIVEPKDVTLDLVELTFKDQYIGRGDMWRLKKSLVSTCAYVTQKVEFVGIRAQASELWVKGEKVTCGYISEDSRVVFRSTSAMVYIFIQMSCEMWDFDIYGDLYFEKAVNGFLSDLFAKWKEKNCSHEVTVVLFSRTFYNAKTIDEFPEILRGSIRQDHEGRFYEDFYRVVAQNERRDEWTSLLVTIKKLFIQYPVLVRLKEADGFPVGYNSTAAEGNYLEAINLSFNVFDKHYINRNFDRTGQMSVVITPGVGVFEVDRLLMILTKQRMIDNGIGVDLVCMGEQPLHAVPLFKLHNRTAPGDSRVGDDYNLPHWINHSFYTSKSQNSCSSFTPRIKLAGRKLHAEKSKSSKEHTLCASKESENSLPIQVDYDAYDAQVFRLPGPSRIQRSTNFRMVRDKETGVRKSWGSVDVTAGIGVSPPVRPGCPEEQCSLASDDSLGPVSNMLLIPRMPSVQYEVSSSLGYTSTRELLDKMMDSQRDSSAPGRFTVGSAESTLHIRPGGYTPQRALINPFTPSRMPMKLTSNRRRWMHTFPVGPSGEAIQIHHQTRQNMAELQGSQQRDPAHTSAELLELAYHEATGRRTASRHAGENGLCVGGGAGEFTESPGSNNSGNLNNRGSTSQDLSLGGADPMPSFCCTVGVDWKSLTTPACLPLTTDYFPDRQALQNDYTEGCYDLLPHSDLERREDEAPVMGASQVFEEFICQRLMQGYQIIVQTSHRKAPPTVAPPLGSSPLYSRGLVSLRRAEEEETVYWLSMGRTFHKVCLKDKIITVTRYLPKYPYESAQIQYSYSLCPPHSDAHFVSCWVEFGHERLEEYKWNYLDQYICSAGSEDFSLIESLKFWRTRFLLLPAGGAKRAAVGEGHWDVYGEGAGAGMCGSGDWVLLDGFIRFLEGLNRIRRRHRSDRIIRQKGTPMKALQVTSPLPQYPTEPAGPPQGKKGTSALSALLEMEQNQKSLEEQQQPAKPSTAVSEPPSVTAAAPYVDSPRKDAAFILDFIRSPRSSYIPHSQAAEGSEVADKGVQPAVPAGAAQPAGETAAGSSSDASGHSAAGALCLSSTSTLMEILEAIKHPTTGVQLLPEQKGLPLNCFISAEVVQWLVNNVEGVATHGMAVDIMQKMLDEGVVAHASGDAMRTFVYGFYFYRIVGEKDDPTSQLPPTAAGGWSAAALEDFALFQRKWFEVAFVLEERRPCDLPAFLLPWLPSRPASYASRHSSFSRSFGGRSQAAALLAATVPEQKTATLDVNNRRDRTEWCSCYYHGNFSLNSAFEIKLHWMAVTAAVLFEMVQGWHRKAASCGFLLVPVLEVPFALTSYLYGDPLRAQLFIPLNVASLLKNAGDNLFEGFEPETYWDRMQLFQEAILYRFGFVHDKFSASAFNFPSENKPQYIHVTGTVFLQLPYSKRKYSSGQQRRRRNSTTSNSQGPYGGEERVGYYWAYNTMLTKVWRTGALGDERLADRLLRDFTDFCANKDNRLLHLWDSCQEKMNASAP, translated from the exons ATGAAGAACAACAAGTCATACAAGCTTGTGCTGCACAAGAAGGGTTTTGGAGGAAGCG AGGATGAGTTGGTTGTCAACCCAAAAGTTTTCCCTCATGTCAGTCTGAGGGATATCATCGAGATCGCACACCCTTCAGATGAATACAG tcctctgctgctgcaagtGAAGAGCCTCAAAGAGGACCTCCAGAAAG AGACAATCAGTGTGGACCAGACTGTGGCACAAGCCTTCAAGCTGCGTGCCTACCAGGATGTCATTGTCAACATTGTTGAGCCAAAG GATGTGACTCTGGACCTGGTGGAGCTGACATTTAAGGACCAGTACATCGGCAGAGGAGACATGTGGAGACTGAAGAAGAGTCTG GTGAGCACGTGTGCTTATGTGACGCAGAAAGTGGAGTTTGTGGGAATAAG AGCCCAGGCCAGTGAGCTGTGGGTGAAGGGAGAGAAGGTGACCTGTGGGTACATCAGTGAAGACTCCCGG GTGGTGTTTAGATCCACGTCTGCAATGGTGTACATCTTCATCCAGATGAGTTGTGAGATGTGGGACTTTGACATCTATG gtGATCTCTACTTCGAGAAGGCTGTAAATGGTTTCCTGTCGGACCTTTTCGCCAAGTGGAAG GAGAAGAACTGCAGTCATGAGGTGACAGTTGTACTTTTCTCCCGTACATTCTACAACGCCAAAACTATTG ATGAATTCCCTGAGATTCTGAGAGGGTCCATCAGACAGGACCACGAGGGACGTTTTTATGAAGACTTTTACAG AGTGGTGGCTCAGAATGAGAGACGGGACGAGTGGACGTCCCTGCTGGTCACGATCAAGAAGCTCTTCATTCAGTACCCTGTCCTGGTGCGGCTCAAAGAAGCAG ATGGTTTTCCTGTTGGTTACAACTCAACTGCTGCTGAAGGAAACTACTTGGAGGCCATTAACCTTTCCTTCAATG TGTTCGACAAGCACTACATCAACCGTAACTTTGACCGCACCGGCCAGATGTCAGTGGTCATCACACCTGGAGTGGGAGTGTTTGAAGTCGACCGGCTGCTCATGATTCTCACCAAACAGCGTATGATTGACAACG GTATTGGGGTCGACTTGGTGTGCATGGGGGAGCAGCCGTTGCATGCAGTACCCTTATTCAAG CTGCACAACAGGACGGCACCTGGAGACTCCCGTGTAGGAGACGACTATAACCTTCCTCACTGGATCAACCACAG cttcTACACCTCAAAGAGTCAGAACTCTTGCAGCTCCTTCACCCCTCGAATCAAACTGGCTGGCCGCAAG CTTCATGCTGAGAAATCCAAGAGCAGCAAGGAACACA CTCTCTGTGCGTCTAAGGAATCTGAAAACAGCCTGCCCATTCAGGTGGACTACGACGCTTATGACGCTCAGGTGTTCAGACTACCTGGTCCCTCACGGATTCAGAGGAGCACCAACTTCAG GATGGTTCGAGACAAAGAGACGGGTGTGAGGAAGAGCTGGGGCTCGGTGGATGTCACCGCGGGCATCGGCGTGTCCCCTCCCGTTCGCCCCGGGTGTCCGGAGGAGCAGTGCAGCCTGGCCTCTGATGACAGTCTGGGCCCTGTGTCCAACATGCTCCTCATACCCCGCATGCCTTCTGTCCAGTATGAAGTCAGCAGCTCCCTGGGATACACCAGCACCAGAG AGCTGTTGGACAAGATGATGGACTCTCAGCGGGACTCTAGTGCCCCGGGCAGGTTCACAGTGGGAAGCGCCGAGTCCACTTTACACATCCGTCCTGGAGGTTACACCCCTCAGAGAGCACTCATAAACCCCTTCACCCCATCACGAATGCCCATGAAGCTCACCTCCAACCGGCGGCGGTGGATGCACACCTTCCCTGTCG GTCCTTCTGGAGAAGCGATCCAGATCCACCACCAGACCAGACAGAACATGGCGGAGCTGCAGGGCAGCCAGCAGAGGGATCCCGCCCACACCTCGGCGGAGCTGCTGGAACTGGCCTATCACGAGGCCACTGGGAG GCGAACAGCGTCCCGGCACGCAGGGGAGAATGGCCTGTGCGTTGGTGGAGGAGCGGGGGAGTTTACTGAGAGTCCAGGGAGCAACAACAGTG GAAATCTCAACAACCGCGGCTCCACATCTCAGGACCTGTCCCTCGGTGGTGCCGATCCAA TGCCCAGCTTCTGCTGCACAGTGGGGGTGGACTGGAAGTCTCTGACCACGCCGGCCTGCCTGCCTCTCACCACCGACTACTTCCCCGACCGCCAGGCGCTGCAGAACGACTACACCGAAGGCTGCTATGACCTGCTGCCGCACAGCGACCTGGAAAG GCGGGAGGACGAAGCCCCCGTGATGGGTGCGTCGCAGGTGTTTGAGGAGTTCATCTGTCAGCGCTTGATGCAGGGCTACCAGATCATTGTCCAAACCAGCCACAGGAAAGCGCCGCCCACTGTGGCCCCGCCGCTCGGCAGCAGTCCGCTTTACTCCCGAG GTTTGGTGTCCCTGCGTcgcgcggaggaggaggagacggtctACTGGCTCAGTATGGGCCGCACTTTCCATAAAGTTTGCCTCAAAGACAAGATCATCACTGTCACTCGCTACCTGCCCAA GTACCCGTACGAGTCGGCACAGATCCAGTACAGCTACAGCCTCTGCCCGCCGCACTCTGATGCGCACTTTGTGTCCTGCTGGGTGGAGTTTGGCCACGAGAGGCTGGAGGAGTACAAGTGGAACTACCTGGACCAGTACATCTGTTCTGCTGGCTCGGAGGACTTCAG TCTGATCGAGTCGCTGAAGTTCTGGAGGACtcgcttcctcctgctgccggcCGGAGGGGCCAAGCGGGCGGCGGTTGGGGAGGGGCACTGGGATGTTTATGGGGAGGGAGCAGGTGCCGGGATGTGTGGCAGTGGGGACTGGGTCCTCCTCGATGGCTTCATCCGTTTCCTGGAGGGTCTGAACCGCATTCGGAGACGCCATCGCTCCGACCGGATCATCCGA CAGAAGGGCACACCTATGAAAGCACTGCAGGTCACTAGTCCTCTTCCCCAGTACCCCACTGAGCCTGCGGGGCCCCCACAAGGCAAAAAAGGCACCTCGGCTTTATCGGCCCTGCTGGAGATGGAGCAGAACCAGAA GtctctggaggagcagcagcagccggcgaAGCCGTCCACGGCCGTCAGTGAGCCCCCAAGCGTTACCGCAGCGGCGCCATATGTGGACAGCCCCCGCAAG GACGCTGCCTTTATTTTGGATTTTATACGTAGCCCTCGCTCTTCCTACATCCCTCACTCTCAG GCGGCTGAAGGCAGCGAGGTGGCAGATAAAGGAGTCCAGCCAGCAGTCCCAGCGGGAGCAGCGCAGCCTGCAGGAGAGACGGCAGCCGGCAGCTCCTCAGACGCCAG TGGGCACTCAGCCGCAGGAGCCCTGTGtctgtcctccacctccaccctcatGGAGATCCTGGAGGCCATCAAACATCCCAC GACCGGTGTGCAGCTGCTGCCAGAGCAGAAAGGACTTCCACTCAACTGCTTCATTAGCGCAGAGGTCGTTCAATGGCTGGTCAACAATGTGGAGGGCGTGGCCACACATGGGATGGCGGTGGATATCATGCAG aAGATGCTGGATGAAGGTGTGGTGGCCCACGCTTCTGGAGATGCCATGCGCACCTTTGTCTACGGCTTCTACTTCTACAGGATTGTGGGAGAGAAGGATG accCGACCTCCCAGCTCCCCCCCACCGCGGCTGGAGGCTGGTCTGCTGCGGCCCTGGAGGACTTTGCTCTGTTCCAGCGGAAGTGGTTCGAGGTGGCCTTTGTGCTGGAGGAGCGGCGACCCTGCGACCTCCCGGCCTTCCTCCTGCCCTGGCTGCCCAGCCGGCCGGCCTCCTACGCAAGTAGGCACAGCTCCTTCAGCCGCAGCTTTGGAGGACGCAGCCAGGCCGCCGCACTGCTAG CTGCCACGGTGCCGGAGCAGAAGACGGCCACTCTGGACGTTAACAACCGCAGGGACCGGACTGAATGGTGCAGCTGTTACTACCACGGGAACTTCTCGCTCAACTCAGCCTTTGAGATCAAGCTGCACTGGATGGCCGTCACTGCTGCAGTACTCTTTGAGATG GTCCAAGGGTGGCACAGGAAGGCAGCGTCCTGCGGCTTCCTGCTGGTCCCCGTGCTGGAGGTTCCTTTCGCGCTGACGTCGTACCTGTACGGAGATCCGCTGAGAGCGCAGCTCTTCATCCCCCTCAACGTCGCCAGTCTGCTGAAGAATGCCGGGGACAACCTGTTCGAAG GCTTTGAACCGGAGACGTACTGGGACAGGATGCAGCTCTTCCAGGAGGCCATACTCTACAG